The following proteins are encoded in a genomic region of Pseudoxanthomonas suwonensis 11-1:
- a CDS encoding efflux RND transporter periplasmic adaptor subunit, which produces MNRKIRPHIRPRRLLALGASGAIALTVLAGCTGGQAAEQMPPPEVGVAEVPVRPVQQWDEFSGRIEAVESVELRPRVSGYIESVNFREGQEVKKGDVLFTIDARSYRAELARAEAALARARAQAEVSRSEAERARRLSEEQAISVETWEQRRAAARQAQADLAAAQAAVDAARLDLEWTRVRAPIDGRAGRALVTAGNLVGAGDGASVLTTLVSLDKVHVHFDADERSFLRYAELARSGKRASEREGTLPVQVALADEEGFPHEGKVDFLDNQVDRGTGTIRARAVLDNADRRFTPGLYARVRLPGSGRFEAALVDDKAVLTDQDRKYVYVVDEEGKAQRRDIVIGRLADGLRIVEQGLSAGDKVIVSGVQKVFFPGMPVQPQAVVMGKPATTPAVAAR; this is translated from the coding sequence ATGAACAGGAAGATCCGACCCCACATCCGTCCGCGCCGCCTGCTGGCGCTGGGTGCCAGCGGCGCGATCGCGCTGACCGTCCTCGCCGGCTGCACCGGCGGCCAGGCCGCCGAGCAGATGCCGCCGCCGGAAGTCGGCGTCGCCGAGGTCCCAGTGCGTCCGGTGCAGCAGTGGGACGAGTTCAGCGGCCGCATCGAAGCGGTCGAGAGCGTCGAGCTGCGTCCGCGCGTGTCCGGTTACATCGAATCGGTGAACTTCCGCGAAGGCCAGGAAGTGAAGAAGGGCGACGTGCTGTTCACCATCGACGCCCGCAGCTACCGCGCCGAGCTGGCACGCGCCGAGGCGGCGCTGGCCCGGGCCCGCGCCCAGGCCGAGGTCTCGCGCAGCGAGGCCGAGCGTGCGCGCCGGCTGTCCGAGGAGCAGGCCATCTCGGTCGAGACCTGGGAGCAGCGTCGCGCCGCCGCCCGCCAGGCCCAGGCCGACCTGGCCGCGGCCCAGGCTGCGGTCGACGCCGCCCGCCTGGACCTGGAGTGGACCCGGGTGCGCGCGCCGATCGACGGCCGCGCGGGCAGGGCGCTGGTGACCGCCGGCAACCTGGTAGGCGCCGGCGATGGTGCCAGCGTGCTGACCACCCTGGTCTCGCTGGACAAGGTGCACGTGCACTTCGACGCCGACGAGCGCAGCTTCCTGCGCTATGCCGAGCTGGCCCGCAGCGGCAAGCGCGCCAGCGAGCGCGAGGGCACGCTGCCGGTGCAGGTCGCGCTGGCCGACGAGGAAGGCTTCCCGCACGAGGGCAAGGTCGACTTCCTCGACAACCAGGTCGACCGCGGCACCGGCACCATCCGCGCCCGCGCGGTGCTGGACAACGCCGATCGTCGCTTCACCCCGGGCCTCTACGCTCGTGTCCGCCTGCCGGGCAGCGGCCGCTTCGAGGCCGCGCTGGTCGACGACAAGGCCGTGCTCACCGACCAGGACCGCAAGTACGTGTACGTGGTCGACGAGGAAGGCAAGGCGCAGCGGCGCGACATCGTGATCGGCCGGCTGGCCGATGGCCTGCGCATCGTCGAGCAGGGGCTGTCCGCCGGCGACAAGGTGATCGTGTCCGGCGTGCAGAAGGTGTTCTTCCCCGGCATGCCGGTGCAGCCCCAGGCCGTGGTCATGGGCAAGCCCGCCACCACGCCTGCGGTTGCCGCGCGATGA
- a CDS encoding SDR family NAD(P)-dependent oxidoreductase: protein MSGMLAPEVLVLGASGRVGSGVVAALLEAGSPVLAVARDASRLERLAAMHADEPGLEVMVASVSDDGAAAELARRVSRRPRGLRGVVDATAGVRRTSRLLDQPAPVLTASFEQEVLPHLAAARHLLPLLKRRGGDRYLLAGGPHARCGWAGYGHASVAIAASRMLVQVLHEEAQPLGVRVQMLSIDAPVWTPDNTGRACAGWHGTLGIGRAMVSLLATSSPDARSIVSYADTAGERPPGMLGRDFAAVLDAASGTPGPGWAA from the coding sequence ATGAGCGGGATGCTGGCTCCAGAGGTCCTGGTGCTCGGCGCCAGCGGTCGCGTCGGCTCGGGCGTGGTCGCCGCGCTGCTGGAAGCCGGCAGCCCGGTGCTGGCGGTGGCGCGCGACGCCTCGCGCCTGGAGCGGCTGGCGGCCATGCACGCCGACGAGCCGGGGCTGGAGGTGATGGTCGCCTCGGTCTCCGACGACGGCGCCGCCGCCGAGCTGGCGCGGCGCGTCTCGCGCCGGCCACGTGGGCTGCGCGGCGTCGTGGATGCCACCGCCGGCGTGCGCCGGACCTCGCGCCTGCTCGACCAGCCGGCGCCGGTACTGACGGCCAGCTTCGAGCAGGAAGTGCTCCCGCACCTGGCCGCGGCCCGGCACCTGCTGCCGCTGCTGAAGCGGCGCGGCGGCGACCGTTACCTGCTGGCCGGCGGCCCGCATGCGCGCTGCGGCTGGGCCGGCTACGGCCACGCCTCGGTCGCGATCGCCGCCAGCCGGATGCTGGTCCAGGTGCTGCACGAGGAAGCGCAACCGCTGGGCGTGCGCGTGCAGATGCTGTCGATCGATGCGCCGGTATGGACCCCGGACAACACCGGCCGCGCCTGCGCCGGCTGGCACGGAACGCTGGGCATCGGTCGCGCCATGGTCTCGCTGCTGGCCACCAGCAGTCCCGATGCGCGCTCCATCGTCAGTTACGCCGACACCGCCGGCGAGCGTCCGCCGGGAATGCTCGGCCGCGACTTCGCCGCGGTGCTCGATGCCGCGTCCGGCACGCCCGGCCCGGGATGGGCCGCATGA
- a CDS encoding LysR family transcriptional regulator, with the protein MAYDLNDTLVFVKVVEQGSFIAAARSLGLPKTTVSRKVQELETRLGAQLLHRTTRRLGLTEAGNVYFEHCQRIAQELEEAEGAVGQLQGGPRGWLRFTVPYSIGIAWISPLLGEFHARYPEIRLDMHMSNDQVDLIGSEIDVALRGGPLPDSTLIARRLAGFRTQVFASPDYLSRHGEPLHPDELQHHRILAVRKHYHSHPTRITWPLSDGTDTTEFPINPLMVANDPSALIGAVLCGEGLTLATDVTAKPYVESGALRRVLAGWTGPEVDFNAVFPRGRVMSPKVRAFVDFLVERLSTNADYMMMHCPARCPHEAAAEKATMEEASVREGKRILEEVAA; encoded by the coding sequence ATGGCCTACGACCTCAACGACACCCTCGTCTTCGTCAAGGTGGTCGAACAGGGAAGTTTCATCGCCGCGGCCCGCTCGCTGGGCCTGCCCAAGACCACCGTCAGCCGCAAGGTCCAGGAGCTGGAGACGCGTCTTGGCGCGCAGCTGTTGCACCGGACCACGCGCCGCCTCGGCCTCACCGAGGCCGGCAACGTCTACTTCGAGCACTGCCAGCGCATCGCCCAGGAACTCGAGGAAGCCGAGGGCGCTGTCGGCCAGCTGCAGGGCGGCCCGCGTGGCTGGCTGCGCTTCACCGTGCCCTACTCCATCGGCATCGCCTGGATCTCGCCGCTGCTGGGCGAGTTCCATGCGCGGTATCCGGAGATCCGGCTGGACATGCACATGAGCAACGACCAGGTCGACCTGATCGGCAGCGAGATCGACGTGGCCCTGCGTGGTGGTCCGCTACCGGATTCGACCCTGATCGCGCGGCGGCTGGCCGGTTTCCGCACCCAGGTGTTCGCCAGCCCGGACTACCTCAGTCGCCACGGCGAGCCGCTGCATCCGGACGAACTCCAGCACCACCGCATCCTCGCCGTGCGCAAGCACTACCACTCGCATCCGACCCGGATCACCTGGCCGCTGAGCGACGGCACCGACACCACCGAGTTCCCGATCAACCCGCTGATGGTCGCCAACGATCCGTCGGCACTGATCGGCGCGGTGCTGTGTGGCGAAGGCCTGACCCTGGCCACCGACGTGACCGCCAAGCCCTACGTGGAAAGCGGCGCGCTGCGCCGGGTGCTGGCGGGCTGGACCGGGCCGGAGGTGGACTTCAACGCGGTGTTCCCGCGCGGCCGGGTGATGTCGCCCAAAGTGCGTGCGTTCGTCGACTTCCTGGTCGAGCGCCTGAGCACCAATGCGGACTACATGATGATGCACTGCCCCGCGCGCTGCCCGCACGAGGCCGCGGCGGAGAAGGCGACCATGGAGGAGGCAAGCGTGCGCGAGGGCAAGCGCATCCTCGAGGAAGTGGCGGCCTGA
- a CDS encoding OmpA family protein, with protein sequence MNFRKQTLNLLGTAALVAAVATGCQTTNPYTGDQQMNRTSKGALIGAGIGVAAGLLTGNSAVERRQHALIGAGIGGLAGGSVGAYQDRQQNALRAKLQGTGVSVTRNGDNITLNMPGNVTFGFNSANLDPQFYPVLSSVAEVLREYDKTVVEVAGHTDSVGGDEVNQRLSEQRANAVTQFLVSQNINPQRFITVGAGKRYPIASNDTEAGRAANRRVEITLVPVRS encoded by the coding sequence ATGAACTTCCGCAAGCAGACCCTGAACCTGCTCGGCACCGCCGCCCTGGTCGCGGCCGTGGCCACCGGTTGCCAGACCACCAACCCGTACACCGGCGACCAGCAGATGAACCGCACCAGCAAGGGTGCGCTGATCGGCGCCGGCATCGGCGTCGCCGCCGGCCTGCTGACCGGCAACAGCGCGGTCGAGCGCCGCCAGCACGCCCTGATCGGCGCCGGCATCGGTGGCCTGGCCGGCGGCTCGGTCGGCGCCTACCAGGACCGCCAGCAGAACGCGCTGCGCGCCAAGCTGCAGGGCACCGGCGTGAGCGTCACCCGCAACGGCGACAACATCACCCTGAACATGCCGGGCAACGTGACCTTCGGCTTCAACAGCGCCAACCTGGACCCGCAGTTCTACCCGGTGCTCAGCAGCGTGGCCGAGGTCCTGCGCGAGTACGACAAGACCGTGGTCGAGGTCGCCGGCCACACCGACAGCGTCGGCGGCGACGAGGTCAACCAGCGCCTGTCCGAGCAGCGCGCCAATGCGGTGACCCAGTTCCTGGTGTCGCAGAACATCAATCCGCAGCGCTTCATCACCGTCGGTGCCGGCAAGCGTTATCCGATCGCCAGCAACGACACCGAGGCCGGCCGCGCCGCCAACCGCCGCGTCGAGATCACCCTGGTGCCGGTGCGTTCCTGA